CGGGCGCGAGCAGCTCGGGCGGGAACGGCCCCTTGAGCCGGTCCTGGCCCATGAAGAAGAGGTGGGGAATCTCCAGCAGGGTGGGTGCGGTCGCCGTCGCGGTCATCGCGCGCCTCCGGGTGAGTGGCTGCCCGGATTACGTCGGCGAAGCGGGTTCGGATCTACGGCGATTCGGAAATTGGGCGGAGATATCGCCTGATCCAACCGGTGAGCTCGGGTTCGGTAGCCTCACCCGCCGCAACCGCGAGCATCAATTCCACCACCGCGGGCTCCGGCGCATCGAGGTCGAATCCGTTCAGGTCGAGGAAGACGGCCATTGCCATGAACCCGATGCGCTTGTTGCCGTCCGTGTACCCATGGTTTCGCGTGAGGCCGAATCCGTATGCCGCGGCCAGCGCGGCGATGTCGCGTTCCTCCGCGTATTCCCACAGGTTGCGTGCTCGCGCGAGCGCCGACTCGATGACGCCGTCGTCGCGGACGCCGTAGAGGCCGCCGAACCGCTTCAGCTGCTGGAAGTGGAGCGCGTCGACCCAGGCGCGCTGCAGCCGGCGCGGCTCGGTCACTTCGCCAGCTCGCGCAGCGCGTTCGAGTACTTCTTGCTGATCCGCGCCTCTGCTTCCATGACCCGGGCGAACTCGGGGTCGTAGGGCGTCAGCAGGATTCCGTGCTCGGTCTCCACCGCATACGCCTTGTCGCCCGGGCCCAGGTTGAGGCGGTCCGTCATCGCCTTGGGCAGAGTGGTGCCCAGCGAACCGCCGTACTGGCGGAAGGTCACTTCCTTGATCATCGGTTCTCGCTCCGAATAGGTTACAACAAATATGTATATTCGCGAGTGAGAGTCAATTCTCCTGCAATCGCAAGAGAGTTGGTCCTCGCTCAGGTCGTCCGGTCCGCCAGTGCCTCCTTGATCGCGGAGGGGGCGCGGTAGATCCCGCGCACCTGCACGGATTCGATCACCTCGCGCGCGAGGTCGGGCGTGACGTCGTCGGCGATCGAGAGGAAGCCGACCACGCGCAGCGCGATGCGGCGGCCGGCCTCGCGGTGGCGCTCCAGCGCGTCGCGGCCGACCACCATCGCGCCGACGACGGAGGTCTCGCGGGCGGCGGTCTCGCGCACGGTGTCGGCGTGCTTCGCCAGCTGGTCGCGGATGGCCACGCGAATGAACTCGGCGCGGTTCGAGTAGAATCCCTGCTCCACCAGCAGCTCGATCTGGCCGAGATCCACCGGCGTAAGGTTGATGGTCAGCTTCTCCAGCTCCGGCATCGGTGCCTCCCGTGTGATTGCCGCCTGTGATGCATCGACATCCACACGGATAACGCGGTGCGGCACTCCTGTCAACATCCCTCTGGATGTTTTCAGGAGTGCCGCAACTCACTTCAGATTCGATCAACTCACCGGATCGATCACTCTTCGGCGACGACCGCGGGCTGCTCGGCCGGCGCCTCGGCCGGTGCTTCGCGGGCGCCGAGGTGGCGCGCCAGCCGCGCCGCCAGCGCGACGATGGTCAGCGTCGGGTTGGCGTAGCCGCCGGTGGGGAACACCGACGAGCTGGAGATGAACAGGTTCTGCAGCCCGTGCACGCGGCAGTTGGGGTCCACGTAGCCGGTCGACGGGTCCGCCGACATCCGTGTGGCCCCCATGTGGTGGTCGCCCGCCTGCGCCACGCGCAGGTCGGTGGAAGTCACGGTGCCCAGCAGCCCCAGCCGCTCCAGCTCGTTCACCACCAGCTTCGCCCCGAGCTCCAGTGTGCGCTGGTCCTGCGCGGTGTGGCTCCACTGCAGGTCCACCCGCCGGTCGCCGAACAGGTCCACGCGGGTCGGGTCGGCGGACAGCGCCACCTGGTTGACGGCCGACGGCACCTGCTCCCAGTTCAGGTTCAGCGTGCCGCCGCCGAACCCGTCGAACCCCACCAGCGCGCGCAGGTTGCCGATGCGGTTGGCCTTCAGCGCGGCCCCGGTGGGCGTCAGCGCGGCGAAGATGCCCGGCGGATACTGCATGTTCCGCCACTTCGCCCAGGGCCATGCGTAGAAGTTCATCACCTCGGGAACGGGACGGCCGCCGCCGGCGAAGCGGAGGGCGCTGACGTTCAGCGGGTGGACCATGAAGTACCGGCCCAGCGTGCCGTACCGGTCGGCCAGGTTCGAGAGGAGCAGCAGCCGCACCGTCTCGATCCCGCCCATCGCCAGCACGAACTGCCGCGCCTGCACCGTGAACGCGGGTCCGGGCC
The sequence above is drawn from the Longimicrobium sp. genome and encodes:
- a CDS encoding type II toxin-antitoxin system death-on-curing family toxin; translated protein: MTEPRRLQRAWVDALHFQQLKRFGGLYGVRDDGVIESALARARNLWEYAEERDIAALAAAYGFGLTRNHGYTDGNKRIGFMAMAVFLDLNGFDLDAPEPAVVELMLAVAAGEATEPELTGWIRRYLRPISESP
- a CDS encoding GMC family oxidoreductase — protein: MVEDALDLADGAVLSADICIIGGGAAGITLAHELIGSGKTVLVLEGSTLDNRQPLPADHHETLQRMETHPQTEAGTYDICDEHRFCDPIAQTLYEGRVSPEMAAIDPNFLTRSRIRVYGGTTNCWGGWTRTLAPADFDRRDLDPMMVWPVSRAELEPWYQRAIYYCSLPSTLLPTRYDQADWWPGVADQPIRPLTPSANVETAVWTVMNGQGPATPDGALDFQIVWGPALQRDPNTHVLRNANVRRIETQLGIVTQVTGNAIDYTTGRPGPAFTVQARQFVLAMGGIETVRLLLLSNLADRYGTLGRYFMVHPLNVSALRFAGGGRPVPEVMNFYAWPWAKWRNMQYPPGIFAALTPTGAALKANRIGNLRALVGFDGFGGGTLNLNWEQVPSAVNQVALSADPTRVDLFGDRRVDLQWSHTAQDQRTLELGAKLVVNELERLGLLGTVTSTDLRVAQAGDHHMGATRMSADPSTGYVDPNCRVHGLQNLFISSSSVFPTGGYANPTLTIVALAARLARHLGAREAPAEAPAEQPAVVAEE